One Tetrapisispora phaffii CBS 4417 chromosome 3, complete genome DNA segment encodes these proteins:
- the CCT6 gene encoding chaperonin-containing T-complex subunit CCT6 (similar to Saccharomyces cerevisiae CCT6 (YDR188W); ancestral locus Anc_8.393): protein MSLQLLNPKAESLRRDAALKVNVTSAEGLQSVLETNLGPKGTLKMLVDGAGNIKLTKDGKVLLTEMQIQSPTAVMIARAAAAQDEITGDGTTTVVCLVGELLKQAYRFVQEGVHPRIVTDGFEIARAETLKFLDEYKVSKLNDETDEVDREFLLQVARSSLATKVKPELTEILSPIVTDAVLNVQDKENKSLDLYMVETMQMQHLSPNDTVFVKGLVLDHGGRHPDMPQRVENAYVLILNVSLEYEKTEVNSSFFYSTPEQRDSLAASERKFVDEKLKKIIDLKNEVCGLDSDKGFVIINQKGIDPMSLDVLAKHNILALRRAKRRNMERLQLVTSGEAQNSVDDLSPSILGYSGLVYQETIGEEKFTYVTANKNPKSCTILIKGSTNYQLAQTKDAVRDGLRAVANVLKDKTVVPGAGAFFIAASQHLKKLNMNKLGAKGKTKTGVDAFAEALLVIPKTLIKNSGYDALDVLALCEDELNGAEENGERRYVGVDLNLGDSCDPTIEGIWDSYRVIRNAISGANGIASNLLLCDELLRAGRSTLKE, encoded by the coding sequence ATGTCTTTGCAATTACTTAATCCTAAGGCTGAATCCTTAAGAAGAGATGCTGCTTTGAAGGTCAATGTCACATCTGCTGAAGGTTTACAATCTGTATTGGAGACCAATCTAGGTCCAAAGGGTACTTTGAAGATGTTAGTCGATGGTGCAGGTAATATCAAATTGACTAAAGATGGTAAGGTTTTATTAACTGAAATGCAAATTCAATCCCCAACTGCTGTAATGATTGCCAGAGCTGCTGCTGCTCAGGATGAAATTACCGGTGACGGTACTACTACTGTGGTATGTTTAGTAggtgaattattaaaacaagCTTATAGATTTGTTCAAGAAGGCGTCCATCCAAGAATTGTCACCGATGGTTTTGAAATTGCTCGTGCCGAAACATTAAAATTCTTAGACGAATACAAAGTATCTAAACTTAACGATGAAACTGACGAAGTTGATAGAGAGTTTTTACTACAAGTTGCTAGATCTTCGTTGGCAACAAAGGTTAAGCCAGAACTAACTGAAATTTTATCCCCAATTGTCACTGATGCAGTTTTAAATGTCCaagataaagaaaacaaaagtTTGGATTTATATATGGTGGAAACTATGCAAATGCAACATTTATCTCCAAATGATACAGTATTTGTCAAAGGTTTAGTTTTAGATCACGGTGGTAGACATCCTGATATGCCTCAAAGAGTTGAAAACGCTTATGTGTTAATCTTAAATGTTTCCTTAGAATACGAGAAGACTGAAGTTAACTCCAGTTTCTTCTATAGTACACCTGAACAAAGAGATTCATTGGCTGCAAGTGAAAGAAAATTTGTTGATGAaaagttgaagaagatTATCGATTTGAAGAATGAGGTCTGTGGTTTAGATTCTGATAAAGGTTTTGTCATCATAAATCAAAAAGGTATTGACCCAATGTCTCTGGATGTTTTAGCAAAACACAACATTTTAGCTTTAAGAAGAGCCAAAAGACGTAATATGGAAAGACTGCAATTAGTAACAAGCGGTGAAGCTCAAAATTCTGTCGATGACCTTTCTCCTTCCATATTGGGGTACTCGGGATTAGTTTATCAAGAAACTATTggagaagaaaaatttacatATGTCACAGCCAACAAAAACCCTAAGTCATGtactattttaattaaGGGTTCTACTAACTATCAATTGGCACAAACTAAAGATGCTGTTAGAGATGGTCTAAGAGCTGTTGCTAATGtattaaaagataaaaCTGTTGTTCCAGGTGCTGGTGCATTTTTTATTGCAGCATCTCAACATTTAAAGAAgttaaatatgaataagCTAGGTGCTAAGGGTAAAACTAAGACTGGTGTTGATGCTTTTGCTGAAGCTTTATTAGTTATTCCTAAAACTTTGATTAAAAACTCAGGTTATGATGCCCTGGATGTTCTTGCATTATGTGAAGATGAATTAAATGGCGCAGAAGAAAATGGCGAACGTAGATATGTCGGTGTTGATCTTAACTTGGGTGATTCATGTGATCCAACTATTGAAGGTATTTGGGATTCTTACAGAGTTATTAGAAACGCTATAAGTGGTGCAAATGGTATTGCTagtaatttattattatgtgATGAGTTATTAAGAGCTGGTAGATCAactttaaaagaataa
- the VPS34 gene encoding phosphatidylinositol 3-kinase VPS34 (similar to Saccharomyces cerevisiae VPS34 (YLR240W); ancestral locus Anc_8.401): MNVVGQFHDKVSLNDVENSASATNGNGIKYDSDNENITWNEMNHYNNESKYINEVTFYVSQDLNIPFKVKLNSLEGFKTLLKPSEKILHPELCIIQSNVNTVSELIASVQIFNSDTEQILTLPEFTPYIQFQKQRKWDFTISLPILINQLNLNSKLRIILWEFNGYKKIPFYKIETFVFDQKDNTLKRGLEAIKFDITQKDHCSIITDNKHLNNLNKYLRGEMKAVDWLDKVTLPLIEKQLFKSLRDLPKNTFVLNIEYPTYELPVVYTDRLTVKTQNNPLSLANSELNSSMLQNNYKKNNTNGSNYNRAASKIGSKNEYNTQSVNNTNTGNNTVNNNTMDTLGAKISTGTPYKSTLKFYDPDQYNTDPIEEKYRRLERTTKSTSLDRNLKPDAKKRDYLNKIINYPPGTTLTAHEKGSIWKYRYFLVNNRKALTKLLKSTNLNEEGERTEVLDLMDSWVEIGIDDTIELLGSEYKNISIRAYAVNRLKKATDKELELYLLQLVQAVCFESLTTLTDESNNEYSIVNINSFKNNISNQKKRETENNAHNNKNTLNSDSILKDSEIVISPLAEFLIRRALKNLRLGTYFYWYLKAELADNPSLNNIIESYYARLSSEGRLTLDEQLKFIDILRDCCIQVKKLKDSTKKNELAQHLLSSKLRNHLKRHHVVLPLNPDITVVDVDPEGSRVFKSSLSPLKINLKGVHGEHYSMMFKVGDDLRQDQLIVQIISLMNELLKNENVDLKLLTYKILATNSQEGAIEFIPNETMATILSSYNGIRPYFKAHNFDANESSGVKQVVMDTFVKSCAGYSVITYLLGVGDRHLDNLLITPDGHFFHADFGYVLGQDPKPFPPLMKLPPQIIEAFGGIESANFDKFRSYCFVAYSILRRNAGLILNLFELMKTSNIPDIRIDPEGAVQKVKERFNLDMSEEEATIHFQTLINDSVSAILPIVIDHLHNLAQYWRA, from the coding sequence ATGAATGTTGTAGGTCAGTTTCACGATAAGGTATCCTTGAATGATGTCGAGAATTCAGCTAGTGCAACCAATGGCAATGGTATCAAATATGATAGTGATAATGAGAACATAACCTGGAACGAGATGAATCATTATAATAACGAAAGCAAGTATATTAATGAAGTCACTTTTTATGTTTCACAAGATTTAAATATCCCATTCAAAGTgaaattgaattcattaGAGGGGTTTAAAACTTTATTGAAACCATCAGAGAAAATTCTTCACCCAGAATTATGTATTATTCAATCAAATGTAAATACCGTTAGTGAGTTGATAGCATCggttcaaatattcaatagtGACACCGAACAAATACTGACGTTGCCTGAATTCACTCCATATATTCagtttcaaaaacaaaGGAAATGGGATTTTACAATAAGTCTACCGATACTCATCAATCAACTGAACCTAAACTCTAAATtaagaataatattatgGGAATTTAAtggatataaaaaaatacccttttataaaatagaaaCATTTGTATTTGATCAAAAAGACAATACTCTAAAAAGAGGATTAGAGGCTATTAAGTTTGATATCACTCAAAAAGATCATTGCAGTATTATAACGGATAACAAacatttgaataatttaaataaatatcttaGAGGTGAGATGAAGGCAGTTGATTGGCTAGATAAAGTTACTCTTCCATTAATTGAGAAACAGTTATTCAAAAGCTTAAGAGATCTACCGAAAAACACATTTGTTCTGAATATCGAATACCCTACTTATGAGTTACCTGTTGTATACACAGATAGACTAACTGTAAAAACACAAAACAATCCATTAAGTTTAGCTAACTCCGAACTGAATAGTTCAATGTTACAAAATAactataaaaaaaacaacacTAATGGCTCTAATTATAATAGAGCTGCATCAAAGATAGGTagtaaaaatgaatataatacaCAATCCGTAAACAATACAAATACTGGTAATAATACTGTAAATAACAATACCATGGATACACTTGGTGCTAAAATTTCAACTGGTACTCCATATAAATCTACACTTAAATTTTATGACCCAGATCAATATAATACTGATCccattgaagaaaaatatagaagATTAGAGAGAACCACAAAATCAACAAGTTTGGATAGGAACTTAAAACCTGATGCTAAAAAAAGAGATTATCTAAacaagataataaattatccACCAGGTACTACTTTAACAGCACATGAAAAGGGTTCAATTTGGAAGTATAGATATTTCTTAGTGAATAATAGAAAGGCCCTAAcgaaattattaaaaagcACAAATCTGAATGAAGAAGGTGAACGTACAGAAGTTCTAGATTTGATGGACTCATGGGTGGAAATTGGTATCGATGATACGATCGAACTATTAGGCTCTGAGTACAagaatatttcaattagaGCGTATGCTGTAAATAGATTAAAAAAAGCTACAGACAAGGAACTGGAATTATACTTGTTGCAGTTGGTACAAGCTGTGTGTTTTGAAAGTCTAACCACTTTAACCGATGAATCTAATAACGAGTATTcaattgttaatattaattcatttaaaaataatatttcaaaccaaaaaaaacgagaaacagaaaataatgcacataataataaaaacactTTGAATTCggattcaattttaaaggACTCTGAAATTGTTATCTCACCTTTAGCAGAATTTTTAATTCGCCGtgcattgaaaaatttaagaCTAGGgacatatttttattggtATTTAAAAGCAGAACTAGCCGATAATCCTTCcttgaataatattatcgAGTCCTATTATGCTAGATTATCCAGTGAAGGAAGATTGACTTTAGACGAGCAACTTAAATttatagatattttaaGAGATTGTTGCATTCAAGTAAAAAAGTTGAAAGACTCCACAAAAAAGAATGAATTGGCACAAcatttattatcttcaaaattaagAAACCATTTAAAACGCCATCATGTAGTGTTACCATTGAATCCTGATATCACTGTCGTTGATGTGGACCCAGAAGGCTCTAGAGTATTTAAAAGTTCATTATCACCATTGAAAATCAATTTAAAGGGAGTCCACGGGGAACATTACTCTATGATGTTTAAGGTCGGAGATGACCTGAGACAAGATCAGTTGATTGTACAAATTATTAGTTTAATGAAcgaattattgaagaatgAGAACgttgatttaaaattattaaccTACAAAATTTTGGCAACAAATTCCCAGGAAGGTGCAATTGAATTCATTCCAAATGAAACAATGGCAACTATTTTGAGTTCTTACAATGGTATTCGACCATATTTTAAAGCGCATAATTTTGATGCAAATGAAAGTTCTGGGGTAAAACAAGTAGTAATGGATACTTTTGTAAAGTCTTGTGCTGGATATTCTGTCATTACATACTTATTAGGAGTTGGTGATAGACATTTAGATAACCTTTTAATAACACCAGACGGTCACTTTTTTCATGCTGATTTTGGATACGTCTTAGGCCAAGATCCAAAGCCCTTTCCACCTTTGATGAAACTTCCACCTCAAATAATAGAAGCATTTGGTGGTATAGAATCTGCAAactttgataaatttagaaGTTATTGTTTTGTAGCATATTCGATTTTGAGAAGGAATGCaggtttaatattaaacttATTTGAGTTGATGAAAACTTCTAACATTCCAGATATAAGGATAGATCCTGAAGGTGCAGTTCAAAAAGTGAAGGAAAGATTTAACTTAGATATGTCTGAGGAGGAAGCTACTATTCACTTTCAAACTCTAATCAATGATAGTGTTAGTGCCATTTTACCTATTGTAATTGATCATTTACATAATTTAGCACAATATTGGAGGGCATAA
- the ARV1 gene encoding sterol homeostasis protein ARV1 (similar to Saccharomyces cerevisiae ARV1 (YLR242C); ancestral locus Anc_8.399) gives MICIQCLHPVPALYTVYANGHIQLTTCSYCNTIADEYVEIDDVILFIDILLLKPGAFRHIVFNSLEERVSKIPDWFRLQGSVRERSITLFTNISNWSLKYDQIIRYWILITTFEVYLRWTEEDNKAREYFKILPTKTKIVSDLITSRILLQDFFHQYIYVAIFCVIDMLVLYFLTIGIITKWFKWGQDNKYSVYILSYTVLISYGAKILPTLMLIWPYDTISYMGIIKWVANLYLIESLKIITRLPYSSIVFIFVVVSIFRMVVPKLLLACIFSNSSDDLQSMLNAEYVFAIQKYIISKDFF, from the coding sequence ATGATCTGTATACAATGTTTGCACCCTGTTCCAGCTCTATACACAGTATACGCTAATGGTCACATCCAATTAACCACATGCTCATATTGCAATACAATCGCTGATGAATATGTTGAAATTGATGatgttattttatttatagacattttattattgaagcCAGGTGCTTTCAGACATATCGTATTCAATTCATTGGAAGAGAGAGTCTCAAAGATACCAGATTGGTTCAGGCTACAAGGATCAGTGAGAGAGAGGTCCATAACTCTATTTACGAATATCAGTAATTGGTCGTTAAAGTATGATCAAATAATTAGATATTGGATTTTAATCACAACTTTTGAAGTATATTTAAGATGGacagaagaagataataaGGCTAGGGAATACTTCAAAATACTCCCAAcgaaaacaaaaatagtTTCTGATTTAATAACTTCCAGAATTTTACTGCAAGACTTTTTTCACCAGTATATCTATGTTGCAATATTTTGTGTTATCGATATGTTAGTTTTATACTTTTTAACTATTGGCATCATTACGAAATGGTTTAAATGGGGAcaagataataaatattcgGTATACATTTTATCGTATACAGTACTAATATCTTACGGAGCTAAAATATTACCGACCTTAATGTTGATTTGGCCTTATGATACTATCTCATATATGGGAATAATCAAATGGGTAGCTAATTTATATCTAATTGAATCGCTAAAAATCATTACAAGACTGCCGTATTCTTCCATAGTCTTTATTTTCGTTGTTGTATCTATTTTCAGGATGGTTGTCCCAAAACTATTGCTAGCATgcatattttcaaattcttcagATGATTTGCAATCGATGCTCAATGCTGAATATGTGTTTGCTATTCAAAAATACATAATCTCGAAGGATTTTTTTTAG
- the RKM2 gene encoding protein-lysine N-methyltransferase (similar to Saccharomyces cerevisiae RKM2 (YDR198C); ancestral locus Anc_8.406), whose amino-acid sequence MQAKIDALISWLKQDESFYLAPNITIQDTIESGRGVILVEDSLNKNDIIVSIPSSHQINFNTIVCHLSHFNKNLSIPSVTAAKDSVIADLYGHIYQDKGLEEYEDIRFEKYKLFASEFVEGLTSFQLVSLYILAEWILLPVWSNNEISSFWEPFFNVWPSNHELRSIPTIWNLSEKTKFKHLLPLLTDGALAHTKRISSLIENDWEIIKPIIIKWLDSTTIKNGMDINSLFEDYLHIYFVINSRCLYCPIPNRDADIASNFTLVPYVDFLNHNEKVGEFCYPHVSNKSISGYGIGQFSILCGDHSYQTKKEEILLNYGAHSNDFLLNEYGFVMESNCWNYIDVTKFLIGLFENDNESRQFLEEHEYWGDYTINENEVSYRIIIALSLFATKDYRGVEKLMSGYISEDNFMPKVRPILLQILTTVLKHCEERHTELKEVGTLPNSDKWIISNLVTIIKGYEEILKVHIDNL is encoded by the coding sequence ATGCAAGCAAAAATCGATGCATTGATCAGCTGGTTGAAACAAGATGaatctttttatttagCACCAAACATCACAATACAGGACACAATAGAATCAGGTAGAGGTGTGATATTGGTAGAAGATAGTTTGAATAAGAATGATATCATTGTCTCTATACCAAGCTCTCACCAGATAAACTTTAATACAATTGTATGTCATTTGTcacattttaataaaaatttaagcATTCCATCAGTTACAGCTGCAAAGGATTCTGTAATTGCAGATTTATATGGTCATATCTATCAAGATAAAGGACTAGAGGAGTATGAAGATATCAGGTTTGAGAAATATAAACTTTTTGCATCGGAATTTGTCGAGGGTCTGACATCTTTCCAACTGGTgagtttatatatattagcaGAATGGATTTTGTTACCGGTATGgtcaaataatgaaatttcttcattctGGGaaccattttttaatgtgTGGCCATCGAACCATGAACTTAGATCTATACCAACCATCTGGAATTTATCAGAGAAAACAAAGTTCAAGCATCTTTTGCCATTGTTAACAGATGGGGCATTAGCTCATACGAAAAgaatatcatcattaattgaaaacGACTGGGAAATTATAAAACCGATAATTATTAAGTGGTTGGATAGTACAACGATAAAAAATGGAATGGATATAAATTCCCTTTTTGAAGATTATTTgcatatttattttgtcATTAATTCAAGATGCCTCTATTGTCCAATTCCTAACAGAGATGCAGATATTGCTAGTAATTTTACTTTGGTTCCTTATGTTGATTTCCTGAATCATAATGAGAAGGTCGGTGAGTTTTGTTATCCACATGTATCAAATAAGTCGATTAGTGGATATGGAATTGGCCAATTCTCAATTCTTTGTGGTGATCATAGTTATCAAACAAAAAAGGAGGAAATACTATTAAATTATGGTGCTCATTCAAATGATTTTCTACTTAACGAATATGGTTTTGTAATGGAGAGCAATTGTTGGAACTATATTGATGTCACTAAATTTCTGATTGGATTATTcgaaaatgataatgaaagtAGACAGTTTTTAGAAGAACACGAGTACTGGGGTGATTATACTatcaatgaaaatgaagttAGTTATCGAATTATTATTGCATTAAGTCTCTTCGCAACAAAAGATTATAGAGGagtagaaaaattaatgtCAGGTTACATTTCGGAAGATAATTTTATGCCTAAGGTGAGACCAATTCTTCtacaaatattaacaaCTGTATTAAAACATTGTGAGGAAAGGCATACGGAATTAAAGGAAGTAGGTACTTTACCAAATTCTGATAAATGGattatttctaatttagTAACTATCATAAAAGGGTATGAGGAAATATTGAAAGTGCATATTGACAATTTATAA
- the REF2 gene encoding RNA-processing protein REF2 (similar to Saccharomyces cerevisiae REF2 (YDR195W); ancestral locus Anc_8.403), with amino-acid sequence MYQDYINDIMMIASKTDVYEFLKNSIIKLEPNERKGYIDNLNSDSIDILKKDEYKSKINEVFTELFSLDSARNDIIRSYINFLMLLDYKKEDLKLFKIPEELIDEFNINALEQSNKQDEIDNTKKISFSKYLKKAENDTESDNDNKKRSLETSNINEESNSKDESTRKRIKIENQSKIPSILKYKTQESLRKKSAGGTSSCNSNSRSISFASDAQLITVFGEDLPEKGLKLSPPELKKLLKPFNENEPREVFALEGKKPFTKAKELIIKLSNNKEDISDITVLKNGPIQTEVMHPLKYTVNFSNFSPDLGNKQPREPVIINSSNTDKKKILIVKAFGKNNLLLRSDRGGLPYRLVPKFKQNDYPPRPLH; translated from the coding sequence ATGTACCAGGATTATATAAATGACATAATGATGATTGCTTCTAAAACGGACGTATATGAATTTCTCAAAAATAGTATTATCAAATTAGAACCAAATGAGAGAAAAGGTTACATTGACAATCTAAACAGTGACagtattgatattttaaaaaaggatgaatataaatcaaaGATTAATGAAGTTTTTACAGAACTGTTCTCTTTAGATTCAGCACGGAACGATATAATTAGATCATATATCAATTTTCTAATGTTACTTGACtataaaaaagaagatttaaaattatttaaaattccAGAAGAATTGATCgatgaatttaatatcaatgCGCTCGAACAGTCGAATAAACAAGATGAGATAGATAATACaaagaaaatatcattctcaaaatatttaaagaaagcAGAAAATGATACTGAAAGTGACAATGATAACAAAAAACGTTCCTTAGAgacttcaaatattaatgaagaaaGCAATAGTAAAGATGAGAGTACTCGGAAGAGAATTAAAATCGAAAACCAATCTAAGATACCAtctattttgaaatataaaactcAAGAATCTCTACGAAAAAAATCAGCAGGAGGGACATCATCATGTAATTCTAATAGTAGAAGTATAAGCTTTGCTTCTGATGCGCAATTAATCACAGTCTTTGGTGAGGATCTTCCTGAAAAAGGTCTTAAATTATCTCCACcagaattaaaaaagttACTTAAACCtttcaatgaaaatgaacCAAGAGAAGTTTTTGCTCTTGAAGGCAAAAAACCTTTTACGAAGGCTAAAGAGttgattataaaattaagcAATAATAAAGAGGATATTTCTGATATAACggtattgaaaaatggaCCTATTCAAACTGAAGTTATGCATCCCCTCAAATATACTGTaaatttttccaatttttcGCCAGATTTGGGTAATAAACAACCCAGAGAACCTGTAATCATAAACAGTTCAAATActgataaaaaaaaaatattgattgtCAAGGCATTTGGTAAAAATAACTTATTGTTAAGATCTGACAGAGGTGGCTTACCATATAGACTCGTCCcaaaatttaaacaaaatgaTTATCCTCCAAGACCATTGCATTAA
- the NUP42 gene encoding FG-nucleoporin NUP42 (similar to Saccharomyces cerevisiae NUP42 (YDR192C); ancestral locus Anc_8.398) has protein sequence MSYYNRGRNNTTPCKYFQNGTCNKGSSCRFAHVYQNNSKHNNNNNNNNNNNNGTSRYGGSSSNDQNSKGRSDAEKLNDFKNESRQNEIQKIINFDMNESKQFQVKPLTSTYSYELPCMLNLINGRDYSAEESRFKYYQAQKDGTSNAYQTEMTARENDMQKAIMHVSAHPDWAARYLSKGTKELSETGKTSFASEFINFPLDLIGQSYGSSAYGTTSAAFGSSSQAFGNANLAFGSTNLAFGGTNSAFGNSNSAFGNNTNATTSGVFGAPVFGASNNTVSAFGATQTNPSSSVSAFGSSPFGASAHTLSNSGTTGSAFGQPTFGNSSKTGTSAFGTPAFSSTSQPTSTAFGSPAFGSMTDRNKATFGNQLGTSNNPLNSAFGASPFSNNTSANPFGSTQQAATSGTSVFGAPAFGTSAATGKSPFGSIQQTSTPPFGQAAHNNNPLLPSANGQQTNNNDVFGNTASSMSTNLNSNNLSDSLKNNQVITNSFGSNQGNQIANTFDSASTNSLFGSQTTQNNSQGGFPSNGFQNVGSAFGRNAASGVFNNNISNSNLRQGPPTEDDRKTPDELLPETLNQFQAESFTLGKVPDIPPPLSLCT, from the coding sequence ATGTCATATTATAATAGAGGAAGAAATAACACTACTCCATGTAAATATTTCCAGAACGGTACCTGTAATAAAGGCTCATCGTGTAGGTTTGCACACGTATACCAAAACAATAGCAAgcataataataataataataataataataataataataacggTACCTCCAGATATGGAGGAAGTTCTAGTAATGATCAAAATAGTAAAGGCAGATCAGATGCTGAGAAATTGaatgatttcaaaaacGAATCAAGACAAAATGAAATAcagaaaattattaatttcgATATGAACGAATCAAAACAGTTTCAAGTTAAACCTTTAACTTCTACATACAGTTATGAGTTGCCATGTATGctgaatttaataaacgGAAGAGATTATTCTGCTGAGGAATCAcgttttaaatattatcaagCTCAAAAAGATGGAACATCTAACGCATACCAAACAGAAATGACTGCAAGAGAAAATGATATGCAAAAGGCTATTATGCATGTATCAGCTCACCCTGATTGGGCTGCAAGATATCTTTCAAAAGGTACAAAAGAGTTAAGCGAAACAGGAAAGACTTCATTTGCTTCGGAGTTCATCAATTTTCCTTTAGATCTGATAGGCCAGTCATATGGAAGTTCAGCATATGGAACTACTAGTGCAGCATTTGGCAGCAGTAGCCAAGCTTTTGGCAATGCTAATCTAGCATTTGGAAGTACTAATTTAGCATTTGGAGGTACTAATTCCGCATTTGGAAACAGCAATTCCGCATTTGGTAATAATACAAATGCAACGACATCTGGAGTATTTGGAGCGCCAGTATTTGGAGCTTCCAATAATACAGTATCTGCATTTGGTGCAACTCAAACCAATCCATCATCATCTGTCAGCGCTTTTGGCTCAAGTCCATTCGGTGCTTCAGCCCATACATTATCGAATTCGGGTACTACTGGATCTGCATTTGGACAACCTACCTTTGGAAATAGTTCAAAGACAGGTACCAGTGCTTTTGGAACTCCTGCATTTAGTAGCACAAGCCAGCCAACCAGTACTGCATTTGGAAGTCCAGCCTTTGGCTCAATGACGGATAGGAACAAGGCTACTTTTGGTAATCAACTCGGCACATCAAATAACCCATTAAATTCTGCATTTGGTGCATCACCATTTAGTAATAATACGAGCGCTAATCCGTTTGGATCTACGCAGCAAGCAGCCACCTCCGGAACAAGTGTATTTGGTGCACCAGCATTTGGCACATCAGCAGCAACCGGGAAATCACCTTTTGGATCTATACAACAGACTTCTACTCCGCCTTTTGGACAGGCTGctcataataataatccaCTGTTACCTTCAGCAAATGGACaacaaacaaataataatgatgtaTTTGGAAATACAGCATCCTCTATGTCTACTAATTTAAACAGCAATAACTTAAGTGATAGCTTGAAGAATAACCAAGTTATAACTAATAGTTTTGGGAGTAATCAAGGAAACCAAATTGCTAATACATTTGATAGTGCTTCaacaaattcattatttggTTCTCAGACCACACAAAACAATAGTCAAGGCGGATTTCCTTCCAATGGTTTTCAAAATGTAGGATCAGCTTTTGGCAGGAATGCAGCATCTGGtgtttttaataacaaCATTAGTAACTCTAATCTGAGACAAGGTCCTCCTACGGAAGATGATCGAAAAACACCTGACGAATTGTTACCGGAGACATTAAACCAGTTCCAGGCAGAATCGTTCACTCTCGGAAAGGTTCCAGATATACCACCACCTCTTTCATTATGTACATAG